One genomic window of Halorubrum hochsteinianum includes the following:
- a CDS encoding cobalamin B12-binding domain-containing protein encodes MSAEQQERAVRCLVAKVGLDGHDRGAHVIARAFRDAGFEVVYSGLHRAPDDIVQAAVQEDVDVLGISILSGAHNTLVPKVIEGLKQYDAFDDTLVLVGGIIPDEDEADLKELGVAEVFGPGTPMEETIEFIRNNVPERA; translated from the coding sequence ATGAGCGCCGAACAGCAGGAACGGGCCGTCCGGTGTCTGGTCGCGAAGGTCGGCCTCGACGGCCACGATCGGGGCGCACACGTGATCGCGCGGGCGTTCCGCGACGCCGGCTTCGAGGTCGTCTACTCCGGGCTCCACCGCGCGCCGGACGACATCGTTCAGGCGGCGGTGCAAGAGGACGTCGACGTGCTCGGCATCTCGATCCTCTCCGGGGCGCACAACACGCTCGTCCCGAAGGTCATCGAGGGGCTCAAGCAGTACGACGCGTTCGACGACACGCTCGTTCTGGTCGGCGGGATCATCCCGGACGAGGACGAGGCCGACCTGAAGGAACTGGGCGTCGCAGAGGTGTTCGGACCCGGGACGCCGATGGAGGAGACGATCGAGTTCATCCGGAACAACGTCCCGGAGCGCGCGTAG
- a CDS encoding VOC family protein: MSADRDDAGTAASDDADRLPAGTRVGRAALRVADLDETAAFYRDVVGLAVLDRTAERATLGVDGTPLLVLRRDADRPARSRTDAGLFHAAFRVPSRAALGEALGRVRERWRLDGASDHLVSEALYLDDPEGNGVEIYRDRPREEWPVDEGGGVRMGTEPPDVEGVVAAAGGGAEAGEAASADPVDRAPPGTDVGHVHLEVTSLSAFEAVYVDGLGFEVGTSGPDVRFVAAGGYHHHLGANTWRGRTDPAAGRGLAWFEVVVPDEGALGAVRARLDAVAGESEIGFTVDERDDGIAVTDADGIEVRVRTE, encoded by the coding sequence ATGAGCGCCGACCGCGACGACGCCGGCACCGCCGCGAGCGACGACGCCGACCGACTCCCCGCGGGGACGCGCGTCGGCCGCGCCGCGCTCCGGGTCGCGGACCTCGACGAGACGGCCGCGTTCTACCGGGACGTGGTCGGCCTCGCGGTCCTCGACCGCACCGCCGAGCGCGCGACGCTCGGGGTCGACGGAACCCCGCTGCTCGTCCTGAGACGCGACGCCGACCGCCCGGCGCGGAGCCGGACCGACGCCGGTCTCTTCCACGCCGCGTTCCGGGTCCCGTCTCGCGCGGCGCTCGGCGAGGCGCTGGGGCGCGTGCGGGAGCGGTGGCGGCTCGACGGTGCCTCGGACCACCTCGTCAGCGAGGCGCTGTACCTCGACGACCCCGAGGGCAACGGCGTGGAGATATACCGCGACCGCCCCCGCGAGGAGTGGCCGGTCGACGAGGGCGGCGGGGTGCGGATGGGGACCGAACCGCCCGACGTCGAGGGGGTCGTCGCGGCCGCAGGCGGCGGAGCGGAGGCGGGCGAGGCCGCCTCCGCGGACCCCGTCGACCGCGCACCCCCCGGCACCGACGTGGGTCACGTCCACCTCGAAGTGACTTCGCTGTCGGCGTTCGAGGCGGTCTACGTCGACGGACTCGGCTTCGAGGTCGGGACGAGCGGCCCGGACGTGCGGTTCGTCGCGGCCGGCGGCTACCACCATCACCTCGGCGCGAACACGTGGCGGGGGCGGACCGACCCGGCCGCGGGGCGCGGGCTCGCGTGGTTCGAGGTGGTCGTCCCCGACGAGGGCGCGCTGGGCGCGGTGCGAGCCCGACTCGACGCGGTCGCGGGCGAGAGCGAGATCGGATTCACCGTCGACGAGCGCGACGACGGGATCGCGGTCACCGACGCCGACGGGATCGAGGTCCGGGTCCGGACGGAGTAG
- a CDS encoding sodium:calcium antiporter, protein MTVLQELIGDQSLVVWIVLGAIGFLLTWKGANVIESTTSKISDHFGVSQAIQGGLIVAAATSFPELAIILISVLVLGDFGVGAGALIGTAVFNILVIPAAVSITSGDTTTTQGIVYRDAIFYMVAVLALFGVIAIGVLGTDGREIARITPQMGVGLLVLYGVYVILLAGGKSGASDLKRTESTNLPKQAGLFAAGLVVVLVGVESMVTMTVQISEALGAPSFLVSVTVLSAMSSFPDLLVGVKMGEAGDKRAAVANVFGTNTFNLVAALPIGVILAGGVSIGFLTSVPLLLFLFYTTLVVVVMAATDFEITTEEGYVFLAMYLAFIGWMTTEALGVTSLLTESTLRTIVG, encoded by the coding sequence GTGACGGTACTACAGGAACTGATCGGGGACCAGTCGCTCGTCGTGTGGATCGTGTTGGGCGCGATCGGGTTCCTGCTGACCTGGAAGGGAGCGAACGTCATCGAGTCGACGACCTCGAAGATCAGCGACCACTTCGGCGTCTCGCAGGCCATCCAAGGTGGACTCATCGTCGCGGCCGCGACGTCGTTTCCCGAACTCGCGATCATCCTCATCTCGGTACTCGTCCTCGGTGACTTCGGCGTCGGTGCCGGCGCGCTCATCGGGACGGCGGTGTTCAATATCTTGGTCATCCCGGCCGCCGTCTCCATCACGAGCGGCGACACGACGACGACGCAGGGGATCGTCTACCGCGACGCCATCTTCTACATGGTCGCCGTCCTCGCCCTCTTCGGCGTGATCGCGATCGGCGTCCTCGGGACCGACGGGCGGGAGATCGCGCGGATAACCCCCCAGATGGGCGTCGGCCTGCTGGTGTTGTACGGCGTGTACGTCATCCTCCTCGCCGGCGGCAAGAGCGGCGCGTCGGACCTGAAGCGGACCGAATCGACGAACCTCCCGAAACAGGCCGGGCTGTTCGCGGCCGGGCTGGTCGTCGTGCTCGTCGGCGTCGAGTCGATGGTCACGATGACGGTACAGATCTCCGAGGCGCTCGGTGCGCCGTCGTTCCTCGTCTCCGTGACGGTGCTGTCGGCGATGAGTTCCTTCCCCGACCTCCTCGTCGGCGTGAAGATGGGCGAGGCCGGCGACAAGCGGGCGGCGGTCGCGAACGTCTTCGGGACGAACACGTTCAACCTCGTTGCGGCGCTCCCAATCGGCGTCATCCTCGCCGGTGGTGTCTCGATCGGCTTCCTCACCTCCGTGCCCCTCCTCTTGTTCCTGTTTTACACTACCCTCGTCGTGGTGGTGATGGCCGCGACGGACTTCGAGATCACCACCGAGGAGGGGTACGTCTTCCTCGCGATGTACCTCGCCTTCATCGGCTGGATGACGACTGAGGCGCTGGGCGTCACCTCGCTGCTGACCGAGTCGACGCTCCGGACGATCGTCGGGTGA
- a CDS encoding low molecular weight phosphatase family protein has protein sequence MTSTDTADDETATDETDTDETTVLTFMCVRNAGRSQMATAFAERERDRRGLGDRVEIRTGGTDPADSVHDVVVEALSEAGLDANGRTPRSISDAALVESDFVATMGCSTLELETVDTDDWALDDPGERPIEDVREIRDEIERRVIAVFDDRFGARTDA, from the coding sequence ATGACCTCTACTGACACCGCGGACGACGAGACGGCCACCGACGAGACGGACACCGACGAAACGACCGTGCTCACGTTCATGTGCGTCCGAAACGCCGGCCGCAGCCAGATGGCGACGGCGTTCGCGGAGCGCGAGCGCGACCGCCGCGGGCTCGGCGACCGCGTCGAGATCCGGACCGGCGGGACCGACCCCGCCGACAGCGTTCACGACGTCGTCGTCGAGGCGCTCTCGGAGGCCGGTCTCGACGCGAACGGCCGGACGCCGCGGTCGATCTCCGACGCGGCGCTCGTCGAGTCCGACTTCGTCGCGACGATGGGCTGTTCGACGCTCGAGTTAGAGACCGTCGACACCGACGACTGGGCCCTCGACGACCCCGGCGAGCGGCCGATCGAGGACGTCCGCGAGATCCGCGACGAGATCGAGCGCCGCGTGATCGCGGTCTTCGACGACCGGTTCGGCGCTCGAACCGACGCCTGA
- a CDS encoding phosphate signaling complex PhoU family protein — MPRENYRERLDDLRDGVVGMGDTVCDRLDDAVEAAVSGDDDLARSVIEGDHEVNETYLALEDECTELLALQQPVAGDLRLVAASFKIITDLERVADLATNLADYGGPEGGVHPAVDVRRLGEAAREMVADAVAAYAARDPDACRDIAARNDDFDERCRRASEAVVRELLEADRARTEARDADGDADGGATDDEALEASLDEVSQALLAVRDLERIADHAVNIAARTLYMVENDDELIY, encoded by the coding sequence ATGCCCCGCGAGAACTACCGGGAGCGGCTCGACGACCTCCGGGACGGCGTGGTCGGGATGGGCGACACCGTCTGCGACCGCCTCGACGACGCGGTCGAGGCGGCGGTCTCCGGCGACGACGACCTCGCCCGCTCGGTGATCGAGGGCGACCACGAGGTCAACGAGACGTACCTCGCCCTGGAGGACGAGTGTACGGAGCTGTTGGCGCTTCAACAGCCCGTGGCGGGCGACCTGCGGCTCGTCGCCGCCTCCTTCAAGATCATCACGGACCTCGAACGGGTCGCCGACCTCGCGACGAACCTCGCGGACTACGGTGGCCCCGAGGGCGGCGTCCACCCGGCGGTGGACGTGCGCCGGCTCGGCGAGGCGGCCCGCGAGATGGTGGCGGACGCGGTCGCCGCCTACGCGGCCCGCGACCCGGACGCCTGCCGCGACATCGCCGCCCGCAACGACGACTTCGACGAGCGCTGCCGCCGCGCGAGCGAGGCCGTCGTCCGCGAGCTGTTGGAGGCCGACCGCGCCCGCACCGAGGCGCGGGACGCCGACGGCGACGCGGACGGCGGCGCGACCGACGACGAGGCGCTCGAAGCCTCGCTCGACGAGGTGTCGCAGGCGCTGCTCGCCGTGCGCGACCTCGAACGGATCGCCGACCACGCGGTCAACATCGCGGCGCGGACCCTGTACATGGTCGAGAACGACGACGAGCTGATCTACTGA
- the pstB gene encoding phosphate ABC transporter ATP-binding protein PstB — translation MSNTTSDDSLITTEVQADSNDDRAPINEAGTAVAARDLNVYYGDEQAINDVTMEIPEKRVTALIGPSGCGKSTFLRTINRMNDMIDICRVEGDVEFGGKNVYDPDVDPVALRRKIGMVFQKPNPFPKSIRDNVAYGLKIQGFDGDVDARVEESLKGAALWDEVKDQLHSSGLELSGGQQQRLCIARAIAPDPEVILMDEPTSALDPVAASKIEDLIDDLAEEYTVIIVTHNMQQAARISDRTAVFLTGGELVEYDDTAKIFEDPEEQRVEDYITGKFG, via the coding sequence ATGAGCAACACCACATCGGACGACTCGCTGATCACGACGGAGGTACAGGCGGACTCGAACGACGACCGCGCGCCCATCAACGAGGCCGGCACCGCGGTCGCCGCCCGGGACCTGAACGTCTACTACGGCGACGAACAGGCGATAAACGACGTGACGATGGAGATCCCCGAAAAGCGCGTGACGGCGCTCATCGGGCCCTCCGGCTGCGGCAAGTCGACGTTCCTCCGCACGATCAACCGGATGAACGACATGATCGACATCTGCCGCGTCGAGGGCGACGTGGAGTTCGGCGGGAAGAACGTGTACGACCCCGACGTCGACCCGGTCGCCCTGCGTCGGAAGATCGGGATGGTGTTCCAGAAGCCGAACCCGTTCCCGAAGTCGATCCGCGACAACGTCGCGTACGGCCTGAAGATACAGGGGTTCGACGGCGACGTCGACGCCCGCGTCGAGGAGTCGCTGAAGGGGGCCGCCCTGTGGGACGAGGTGAAAGACCAGCTTCACTCCTCGGGGCTGGAGCTGTCGGGCGGGCAACAACAGCGGCTCTGTATCGCCCGCGCCATCGCGCCCGACCCGGAAGTAATCTTGATGGACGAGCCGACCTCGGCGCTCGACCCCGTCGCGGCCTCGAAGATCGAGGACCTGATCGACGATCTGGCCGAGGAGTACACCGTCATCATCGTCACGCACAACATGCAGCAGGCGGCGCGGATCTCCGACCGGACGGCGGTGTTCCTCACCGGCGGCGAACTGGTCGAGTACGACGACACCGCGAAGATATTCGAGGACCCCGAGGAGCAGCGCGTTGAGGACTACATCACGGGGAAGTTCGGATAG
- the pstA gene encoding phosphate ABC transporter permease PstA, whose amino-acid sequence MATDNANADGFGEVSRVRGLVFEYLSLGASVFGLVALGVLLVYVAIDAFDLANASPEWLLTYFVTLVVPFLAFCLYSADDPEVTRRALGALGGGLVAVAVVFTAIETLLVPIPRLNWQLAYLFVVAAPVAAYLAYVGSGGRPGAVGFGLLGRLVGGAALGLAVGTLFLVFDSLVWFLAYTFGVLPAVGLYAYGRVREASRARTAALPVGVLGLIAAVFLRDVIPTYPSDLLIYLWTIAIPIAVAGWLVVADRSGRTVAAVAAGLPLAVATAGGFWAAGTGLPAPTVLLVLVTTGVPTAVYVSRVVDVGEGVVGLGLPFLIAGGVVVGALVVEAWGVPAPDPWLDPGFVTEAPSRTPANAGLYPAIVGSVIIIALVAVLSFLLGVGTSVFLEEYTPGTGPIGTLTRILQVNIANLAAVPSVVYGLLGLGLFANLLGLGIGTAVTAALTLSLLILPITIISAQEAIRSVPDDLRRGSDAMGATRWQTTKNVVLPEAMPGILTGTILALGRAIGETAPLIMIGAATTVFNPPSSLFSRFSAMPMQIYTWAGFPQADFRYGVVAAGVITLLIILVGMNGTAILLRNRAERGS is encoded by the coding sequence ATGGCGACCGACAACGCGAACGCGGACGGATTCGGCGAGGTGAGCCGGGTCCGCGGGCTCGTCTTCGAGTACCTCTCGCTCGGCGCGAGCGTGTTCGGACTCGTCGCGCTCGGCGTCCTCCTCGTGTACGTCGCGATCGACGCCTTCGACCTGGCGAACGCCAGCCCCGAGTGGCTGCTGACCTACTTCGTCACGCTCGTCGTCCCGTTCCTCGCGTTCTGCCTGTACAGCGCGGACGACCCCGAGGTCACGCGCCGAGCGCTCGGGGCGCTCGGCGGCGGCCTCGTCGCCGTCGCCGTCGTCTTCACCGCGATAGAGACGCTCCTCGTGCCGATCCCGCGGCTCAACTGGCAGCTCGCGTACCTCTTCGTCGTCGCCGCGCCGGTCGCCGCGTACCTCGCGTACGTCGGGAGCGGCGGTCGGCCGGGGGCCGTCGGCTTCGGCCTCCTCGGTCGGCTCGTCGGCGGCGCTGCGCTCGGTCTCGCGGTCGGCACCCTCTTTCTGGTGTTCGACTCACTCGTCTGGTTCCTCGCGTACACGTTCGGCGTCCTCCCCGCCGTCGGGCTGTACGCGTACGGCCGGGTCCGCGAAGCGTCGCGGGCGCGGACCGCCGCGCTTCCGGTCGGGGTCCTCGGGCTGATCGCCGCGGTATTCCTCCGCGACGTGATCCCCACGTACCCGTCTGACCTCCTCATCTACCTCTGGACGATCGCCATCCCGATCGCGGTCGCCGGGTGGCTCGTCGTCGCCGACCGAAGCGGTCGAACCGTCGCGGCGGTCGCCGCCGGGCTCCCGCTCGCGGTTGCGACCGCCGGCGGCTTCTGGGCGGCCGGCACGGGACTGCCGGCACCGACCGTCCTCCTCGTCCTCGTCACGACCGGCGTGCCGACGGCGGTGTACGTCTCCCGCGTCGTCGACGTGGGCGAGGGCGTCGTCGGACTCGGGCTCCCGTTCCTCATCGCCGGCGGCGTCGTCGTCGGGGCGCTGGTCGTCGAGGCGTGGGGCGTCCCCGCGCCGGACCCGTGGCTCGACCCCGGATTCGTCACGGAGGCACCGTCGCGGACGCCCGCGAACGCCGGCCTGTATCCGGCCATCGTCGGCTCGGTGATAATCATCGCGCTCGTCGCGGTGCTGTCGTTCCTCCTCGGGGTCGGCACGTCGGTCTTCCTCGAAGAGTACACGCCGGGGACCGGACCGATCGGCACGCTGACGCGGATCCTTCAGGTCAACATCGCGAACCTCGCGGCGGTCCCGTCGGTGGTGTACGGACTCCTCGGGCTGGGGCTGTTCGCGAACCTCCTCGGACTCGGCATCGGGACGGCGGTAACGGCCGCGTTGACGCTCTCGCTCCTCATCCTGCCGATCACGATCATCTCCGCGCAGGAGGCGATCCGGTCGGTGCCGGACGACCTCCGTCGGGGGTCGGACGCGATGGGAGCGACGCGCTGGCAGACGACGAAGAACGTCGTCCTGCCCGAGGCGATGCCGGGGATCCTCACCGGGACCATCCTCGCGCTCGGTCGGGCGATCGGTGAGACCGCGCCGCTCATCATGATCGGCGCGGCGACGACCGTCTTCAACCCGCCGAGCAGCCTCTTCAGCCGGTTCAGCGCCATGCCGATGCAGATCTACACGTGGGCCGGGTTCCCGCAGGCCGACTTCCGGTACGGCGTCGTCGCCGCAGGCGTTATCACGCTGCTTATCATCCTCGTCGGCATGAACGGGACGGCCATCCTACTGCGGAACCGCGCGGAGCGCGGGAGCTAA
- the pstC gene encoding phosphate ABC transporter permease subunit PstC has product MTDSTESPDLSRQSGLTRLKEGTYGGLFAACAVITLLTTAAIFATLLSDAVVFFRATPIPEFLTGTNWSPNPAGGGQAFGIVPLLIGTITVTVTAAFISLPIGTLTAIYLSEYATPNARSILKPLLEILAGVPTVVYGYFALVYITPVLKATIFPEMSTFNALSASIMVGIMTIPMVSSISEDAMSAVPDELRQAGYGLGATKFEVSTGIVVPASISGIASSYILAVSRAVGETMIVVVAMGAQARMPAVREAAFGIPFINPADVLLESGMTITVAMVQITGGDLTGGTLPYNSMFALGLALFVVTLVMNVISDIIAERYREEY; this is encoded by the coding sequence GTGACTGACAGCACAGAGAGTCCCGATCTGAGCCGCCAGAGCGGACTCACACGACTGAAAGAGGGAACTTACGGCGGGCTGTTCGCGGCGTGCGCGGTGATCACCCTGCTCACGACGGCCGCGATCTTCGCCACGCTCCTGTCGGACGCGGTGGTGTTCTTCCGGGCGACGCCGATACCCGAATTCCTCACCGGCACCAACTGGAGTCCGAACCCGGCCGGCGGCGGGCAGGCGTTCGGTATCGTCCCGCTGTTGATCGGGACGATCACGGTGACGGTCACGGCGGCGTTCATCTCCCTGCCGATCGGAACGCTGACCGCCATCTACCTCAGCGAGTACGCGACGCCGAACGCCCGATCGATACTGAAACCCCTACTCGAGATCCTCGCCGGTGTGCCCACCGTGGTGTACGGGTACTTCGCGTTGGTGTACATCACGCCGGTGCTGAAGGCCACCATATTCCCCGAGATGAGCACGTTCAACGCCCTGTCGGCCTCGATCATGGTCGGCATCATGACCATCCCGATGGTGTCGTCGATCTCCGAGGACGCCATGAGCGCCGTCCCCGACGAACTGCGGCAGGCCGGCTACGGGCTCGGCGCGACCAAGTTCGAGGTGTCGACCGGGATCGTCGTTCCGGCGTCGATCTCCGGGATCGCCTCGTCGTACATCCTCGCCGTGTCCCGCGCCGTCGGCGAGACGATGATCGTCGTCGTCGCGATGGGCGCACAGGCGCGGATGCCGGCGGTCCGGGAGGCCGCGTTCGGCATCCCGTTCATCAACCCCGCCGACGTCCTCTTGGAATCCGGAATGACGATCACCGTCGCGATGGTCCAGATCACCGGCGGCGACCTCACCGGCGGCACGCTCCCGTACAACTCCATGTTCGCGCTCGGTCTCGCGCTGTTCGTAGTGACTCTCGTAATGAACGTGATAAGCGACATCATCGCGGAACGCTACCGGGAGGAGTACTGA
- a CDS encoding PstS family phosphate ABC transporter substrate-binding protein produces MASSHDADTTGITRRKSLAALAGAGALGLAGCTQSSDGGDGSDGGDGSDGELSGPINIAGSSTVFPLMSAVMEDFAAQHPDVDPDISSTGSGGGFSNFFCTGDTDFNNASRPIQPEEEELCAENGVEYVELVAATDALTVVVNPDADWIDSLTTDELAQIWRSDAAETWDEVRDEFPNEEIERFGAADTSGTYDYFIEAILGEEGHTSDYQATEQDNTIAQGVAGDEYAIGYFGFAYYFQNPDQLKALGIDDGDGPVEPSLETASSGEYTPLSRPLFTYPSIESLGEEHIAEFARYFVEQTTNEDLVAGDVGYVPATEETQEEQMGILEDAIEQAQG; encoded by the coding sequence ATGGCTTCCAGCCACGACGCGGACACTACGGGAATCACCCGGCGGAAATCGCTCGCGGCGCTCGCCGGCGCGGGGGCGCTCGGACTCGCGGGCTGTACCCAGAGTTCGGACGGCGGAGACGGCTCCGACGGCGGAGACGGCTCCGACGGCGAACTCTCGGGCCCGATCAACATCGCGGGATCGAGCACGGTGTTCCCGCTGATGAGCGCGGTCATGGAGGACTTCGCCGCGCAGCATCCGGACGTCGACCCCGACATCAGCTCGACCGGGTCCGGCGGCGGCTTCTCGAACTTCTTCTGTACGGGCGACACGGACTTCAACAACGCGAGCCGCCCGATCCAGCCGGAAGAGGAGGAGCTCTGCGCGGAGAACGGCGTCGAGTACGTCGAACTCGTCGCGGCCACCGACGCGCTCACGGTCGTCGTCAACCCCGACGCCGACTGGATCGACTCGCTCACGACCGATGAGCTCGCGCAGATCTGGCGGTCCGACGCCGCCGAGACGTGGGACGAGGTCCGCGACGAGTTCCCGAACGAGGAGATCGAGCGGTTCGGCGCGGCCGACACCTCCGGCACGTACGACTACTTCATCGAGGCGATCCTCGGCGAGGAGGGTCACACTAGCGACTACCAGGCGACCGAACAGGACAACACGATCGCGCAGGGGGTTGCCGGCGACGAGTACGCAATCGGCTACTTCGGGTTCGCGTACTACTTCCAGAACCCCGACCAGCTGAAGGCGCTGGGCATTGACGACGGCGACGGTCCCGTCGAGCCGAGCCTCGAAACGGCGTCTTCCGGCGAGTACACGCCGCTTTCTCGGCCGCTTTTCACCTACCCGTCGATCGAGTCGCTGGGCGAGGAACACATCGCGGAGTTCGCCCGGTACTTCGTCGAGCAGACGACCAACGAGGACCTCGTGGCCGGCGACGTGGGCTACGTCCCGGCCACCGAGGAGACGCAGGAGGAGCAGATGGGGATCCTCGAAGACGCGATCGAGCAGGCGCAGGGCTGA
- a CDS encoding IS6 family transposase, whose protein sequence is MPENDRLSGCLDEINLESVEREATPKLLMKLSIQLHLSGLSLSNTVSFLEVFGVDRVRSTVHNWVHKADLQPEAGRSPNHVAVDETVIQLDDEQYWLYAAVDPQSNDLLHTKLEPTRTNVIADQFFTELRDKHDVDDAIFLVDGAVPLHRACDKHGLDFRYERHGNRNSVERVFREIKRRTTSFSNCFSNAKAETANEWLRSFAFAWNQLI, encoded by the coding sequence ATGCCCGAAAACGACCGCCTCAGCGGCTGTTTAGACGAGATCAACTTAGAGTCTGTGGAGCGAGAGGCAACACCGAAACTGTTGATGAAGCTCAGTATTCAGCTCCATTTGTCTGGACTGTCGCTTTCGAATACTGTTTCATTTCTTGAGGTATTTGGTGTTGATCGAGTTCGATCCACCGTTCATAACTGGGTACACAAAGCCGATCTACAGCCGGAAGCTGGTCGGAGCCCGAATCACGTTGCGGTTGACGAGACTGTGATTCAGCTCGATGATGAACAATACTGGCTGTACGCTGCTGTCGATCCTCAGTCAAACGATTTGCTACATACAAAGCTTGAGCCAACAAGAACGAACGTGATCGCAGATCAGTTCTTCACGGAACTCCGCGACAAACACGACGTAGATGACGCGATCTTTCTCGTTGATGGTGCGGTTCCACTCCACCGAGCTTGTGACAAACACGGCCTCGATTTCAGATACGAACGACATGGAAATCGAAACAGCGTCGAACGTGTTTTTCGTGAGATAAAACGCAGAACTACCAGTTTCTCAAACTGTTTTAGCAACGCCAAAGCAGAAACAGCAAACGAGTGGCTCAGATCGTTCGCCTTCGCATGGAATCAGCTTATCTGA